A stretch of DNA from Coccidioides posadasii str. Silveira chromosome 1, complete sequence:
CCACTGGGAAAGCCCAGCTGCACCTGTTAATTCACCATGCGCTATATGATGGAGAGGCAATGGGGCAGCTGCTTCAAGAGGTTGAGCAAGTTGTTCTCGATATGGCCTTGCCACCTGTTGTGCCTTTCGACCATTACATCGAGCATATGATCAAGACAGATGTTGAAGCCGCGACTCAGTTTTGGAACAGCCACTTGACTGGGTTCTCTCCGACGTACCTTGTTTCTCCGGTTCCCAATGCATCCGCCACGAAACATAAAGAGTTCCATAGTGTTAGCATTGATTTGGATATACCACTTACCCAAGTGGCCGAGTCGTGCAAGAATGCCTCTGTCACCCTCCTCAGTCTTTTACAGGCTGCCTGGGCGAAGCTGTTATTTTTCTACTCCGAGACCTCGGATATTTGCTTCGGTGACGTTGCCAGCTGCAGAACCCTACCGGTAAATGGCGCAGAGCGTATTGTTGGCCCGTGCTTTAACACCCTTCCCCTACGGGTCAAGTTGGATAGCAATACAGTCAATAGTGATCTTATGCTACAGTTGCGAAAATTTAAAGCGGACGTGCTTCCGTACCAACTTACGTCGTTACGTCGATTACAATCTCAATTCAGTCCAAGCGGCTCACGGCTATTCGACACTTTACTCCTCCTTCAGAAGGAACCCCAGCGGTTAAACGAAGAAATATGGACCTTGGTTGATGAGCACGGAGATATGGACTTTCCATTCATTTGTGAAATCGTGCCGAACCCTGAGAAGGATGTTCTTCAGGTGTGTCTGTATTGTGACGGATCGAAGACCTCGTTAGACTCTGTTCGTCAAATGCTTGGTGGATATGTTGAGTCGATCCATCACACTCTCCAATATCCATCTGCGAGGGCCACCGATACTAGCGTTGTGAAAAGTGGTATTCCTCCCTTTATCAATATTTCAAGACCTATTGTCGAGAAAGAAACTATGAATGATGATTTGAGGGAATGGTCAAACAAAGCATTGGAGATTAGGGAGCTAGTATCAGAATTGGCAAAAGTTGAACGGAAGCATATAAAATTGAACACGACAATTTATAAATTGGGTCTTGATAGTATTAATGCAATTCAAATTGCGGCCAACCTACGGGCCAAGGGCTATGAAATTTCGGCTGGTGATATCCTAGAGGTAAGTACTCCTTTGATCAGCCATATTAAAAATACTAACCGTCACCAGGCTCCTACAATTTCTCAGATTGCCTCTCGCCTAGAAAAGTCAACAATAAACGGCGAATGCAGTATCATGGAAGCATTTGATTTTAACCCATTCCAAGCTCGACACTGGGTTTCTGTTTGTACAGAAATCGGTCAACTTGAGGCGAAACTTCAATCGGTGCGTCCATGCACAACAGTCCAAACGGGTATGTTGGCGTTATTCGTTAATTCAGGAGGCAATCTTTATTTCAACCACATGTGTCTTCAATCAACACGTCCGCTAGATATCGACGCCCTAAAAAGTGCATGGGAAGCCGCAGTCGATAGGAACGAGATGCTTCGGACCGGATTTTGTCAAGTCAAGGATGAAGTATCCCCATTTGCAATGATAACATATAAACCTGGTACTTTAGACCTCCCATGGCACGACTATGTGTCTGAGAATGGACAGCTGTTGCACCACGAAGAACCCACTGGCATCGACATATTGAATCGGCTTCATTACCCAGCCTGGTTCTTGACAGTACAGTCACTTCCGACCTATACAACTATTCGGTTCTCTGCGCTTCATGCCCTTTATGATGCTCATTCTTTGAATCTCATTTTATCAGAAGTTGCTCGCCAGTATAACGGTGGAATTCTCTTCGACCCGATCCCCATATCCCCAGTTCTAGGATCAATCTTAACCAAGGGTGCTGAGAAAGATGAAATCACGGAGAAAATATGGGAAGAACTCTGCAAAGGTTGGCCTGTTACAAAATTTCCTGACCTGAATCCTATCCGGACGGATAGACGAGAAATGTGCACCGTCTCTAAGACTTCTTCGGAGTCATTATCAACCATATACACTGGTTGCACCAAGGCTGAAGTCACCTTGCAAGCCGCTGGGCAAGCAGCATGGGCTCGTTTATTAGCTTCCTACGTCGGCGAAATTGACATAGGTTACGGCGTTGTTCTTTCGGGCCGGGACATGTCCGCCGCGGCTCAAGATGTTGTTTTTCCCTGTCTAACTACTGTCCCATCCCGCTACAGGGTGGAGGGAAGTAACAGGGAGCTTGTCCAGGCAGTGATGAAGTTAAATGCACATCTTATCAAAGGGCAGCATGTTCCTTTATCCAAGCTTCAACGCATGACCGGTTCAGACACTGCATTGTTTGACACCCTCTTCGTGCACCAGAAATTTGTGTCATCCACAAATGATGAGCAATTTTGGACTGTTACCAAAGAGATAGCTACAACAGATGTATGTCCACTAGCTGTCATAATTTATAGTCACGCTAACTGAATAAATAGTATCCAGTCTCGATTGAACTTATACCCAAAGGGGATCAACTCGAATTTTGTGTTACATTCAGAAATGATATATTACCAGTTGATCAAGCGCATATATTGATCGATCAGCTTGAATGGCTTCTCTTCGATACTATATTTTCTCCGGAATCCAATTGCGCGCACTTTATGGGGGCTGATCGAAGAATAACCTGCGTCCTGCCTAGAAAGGATGCCTATATCGAGGCTCCAgttgatcttttgcatcaGTTTGTTGAGGTCAACGCTAGTAAATGCCCCTCGAAAATAGCTCTTGAATTTGCCTCTAGGTCTTCCGAAGTGGAGGGTAAACTGATAGTCAGGAGTTGGACATACAAAGAATTCAACGACCAAGGAAATAAATATGCCAACCTCCTTTTGCAGCTAGGGGCGTCCAAATCAAAATTAATCGGAATTTGTTTTGACAAGTGCCCTGAAGCATATTTTGCAATCCTCGCTATTTTGAAGGTAGGATCTGCTTATGTGGCATTGGATCCTGGGGCCCCTATTGCGCGGAAAAAGTTTATCATGGAAGATTCGGGCTCTAATTTTCTCCTATGCACATCTGATAAGAAGGAAGAATTAATGGGAATAGACGGCGTCAAAGTTCTAGCACTAGATGAAGCAGGACTTTTGAATGGTCTCTCAAGCAGCTCTCCGATTCTTGAACACTCAATCAGTGGCGACGATACTTGCTATTGTTTGTATACTTCAGGGAGCACGGGGACACCAAAGGGTTGCGAGATAACACACAGCAACGCAATACAAGCAATGCTCTCGTTCCAAAGATTATTTGCAGGACACTGGGATGATTCGTCCCGCTGGCTCCAATTTGCATCGTTCCACTTCGATGTCAGTGTCTTAGAGCAATATTGGAGCTGGAGCGTCGGTATCTGCGTCACTTCTTGTCCCAGGGATATCCTATTCGAGGACTTAGCTGGGGTTATTAGACAGCTGGAGATAACGCATATCGATCTAACGCCGAGCTTGGCCCGTTTACTCCAGCCTGACGAAGTGCCGTCGCTTTGCCGTGGCGTCTTTATCACCGGCGGTGAGGCACTAAAACAAGAGATCTTAGATACGTGGGGAGAAAAGCAAGTGATATATAACGGGTACGGGCCCACGGAGGTTACTATCGGGTGTACCATGCTTCCAAGAGTAACGCAATGGGACAAACCGTCCAACATTGGACCTCAATTTGATAATGTGGGCTCTTTCGTCTTCAAACCGGGTACTAATATACCGGTGCTAAGAGGGGGCATTGGTGAGCTGTGTGTGTCTGGCCCTCTCGTAGGTCGAGGCTATTTAAATAGGCCTGAATTAACTGAGGAGAGATTCCAATATCTTGACGAGTGGGGTGAAAGGGTATACCGTACCGGCGACCTTGTACGGATGCTTCATGACGAAAGTTTCTGCTTCCTTGGTCGTATGGATGATCAAGTCAAACTGCGTGGTCAACGGCTTGAGATCGACGAAATCAACCACGTTATCAAGTCAGCTTCAGCGGAAATAGGAGAGGTGGTGACAATGGTGTTAAAGCATCTGTTTGCGGGTAAAGAGCAGCTTGTTTCTTTCATCACTCGAGGAGAACCTTCTGAAAAGGAGGCAATTCTTGGTTTTGACACGGGAGACCATGTCCACGAGACCCTGAATGACATCCGAAGATGCTGCAGCCTCCAACTTCCAGGATATATGGTCCCAACGCATGTTATTCCACTTACCCGATTCCCTTTGTCTCCAAATAATAAgattgaaaataaaaagttgAAGGAAATTTACGCGAACCTGACTCTGGAGCAAATGCAGAAGCTTTCACCACAAAATGAGGAAAATACCACGAATGCATCAAGAGAGACGAAAAAGATTATATCGATTGTCTCCCGGTTGGCCGGCTGTGACGAAACGATTATCTCACCGTGGTCCAATATATTCCAGCTCGGACTGGATTCTATCTCTGTCATATCTTTGGCTCGGTCCCTCAAAGAAGCAGGTTTCAGCACTGCTCAGTCGGCTCTCATTATGAAAAGTAAGGCGACATGTTTTACCCTCCCCGAGTCTTCCCAGAATTTTTGTTAAAACATCCTTTTAGACCCCGTAATCTCTGCTCTTTCAGAAATATTGCGCTCGTCCAACCGTAGTGAAAGTTCCGATGGCCGGCTATACCAGAATGCTAAACAAGCAATTGCCGCTTTTGCACACAAGCATCTTGCATCACTTGCTACTGAGCTCTGTGTCTCTATCAATGCTATTGAAGCTGTATGCCCTTGCTCACCATTGCAAGATGGGATGATATACAAGTGTCTTGAGAGCGCAAGCCGTGCATACGTCTCAAATTTTACCTTTGAGTTGTTACCAGATGTGGATATTGTCCAGCTGATGGCCGCTTGGCGAAAGGTTCAGGAGACTGTCCAAATTCTACGCACAAAATTTCCCGTCACAGCAGATGGTTATGCACAAGTGGTGTTAAGAGAAGATAAATTTCCCTGGTTCGAATTTGAGACCACGGACTCTTCCGAGGTTTCTAATATTTCGCGGGATAGGTACATGAAGTGGAGATCCACTCTTCATCATTTTAATGACAGGCTCTGGGAAATTGGGGTTGTATCTGGGCCATCCAGTAGAGTAATGTGCTTGAACATCTTCCACGGCCTATACGACGGGAACAGCCTTCCACTTCTTCTTGAAAGGGTTGCAGAAGCATACTTCAATGTCGCGCACACAGAAACGCCGTCTTATATTGATGTGTTGCCGCTCGGTCCATTTTGCAGGCAACCCGATGCGCAATCCTTCTGGACCCGACATTTGCGAGATGCTTCAGCACGAACGATACCTTCCAACCCAAATAGTTCTGAAAGCGAAGTACATATCCTGGCTATTGAGATACCCGCAATGAAGCGACTCGAAGAGGTAAGACGAAGGTTGAATGTTACGGAACAAGCAGTAGTCCATGGTTGCTGGCTGTACGTCTTTGAAAAGCACTTTGGCTTCGTTCCGACTCTTGGAATTGTGAGTTCAGGGAGAGCCTTGGATTTTGATGGTGCAGATAAAGCTATCGGGCCTTTATTCAACACGATTCCATGCCATGTCCCTTTCTTCGGCCTGGATTCATTATCGGAACTTGTTCAGGCTTGTCATGATTTCCATGTTTCTGCTATCCCATTCCAGCACACTCCATTACGGGATATTATGAAATGGACAGGACGAAGTGCCGACAATCCTCTGTTCGACAGCCTCTTCGTATTTCAGAAAGATCTTGCGCATGCCAGTAGGCTTGGAAGTTCACTCTGGAGCCCCACGGAAACTCAAGCTGAGGCTGACTATCCTTTAGCATTTGAAGCTAGAGACGATGGAGGCGAATCCCTGACCACTAGTATTGTTGGAAAAGGACAGATTCTGACTTCAAAAGCAATTGGAAAACTGTTGAGTCAATTCAAGGACACATTATTGGGATTCCTGGACGACCAATCAATTAAGCTCCAGCCTTCGGATGATATATCAATCCTCAATCATACAGCACCTAGCAATGGCGTTAAGGAAAAGCACGATTCGGCCCAAGGGCCTTTGACAAATGGTACCTCCAAGTTCGAATGGAGTGCGAAAGCCAAGAAACTTCGCCAGGAGATCTCCAGGCTGGCCAATACCGACGATGAGGCGGTCAGTGAGAATACTTCGATCTTGGAACTTGGCTTGGATAGCATTGATGCAATCAAACTTTCCTCAAGGATGAAGAATTTGGGCATATCCCTCCCTGTCAGCAGAATCATGCATTGTCGAACGATCAAATCTATGATGAAAGAAGTTGTTGCCGATATACAAAGAGACGATGACTCGTTCAAGACTCTGATTAGTCTAGAAAAAGCACTTCGCTCATGTTTAGAGGCAGACAATGTGGACCTTGAAGGTATAGATCATATTCTTCCTGCAACACCACTGCAAGAAGGGATGCTTGCGGAAATGATTGGATCCGATTACTCCCATTATTTCAACCATGATGTTCTAGAAATCGAGCCACATGTGGACGTTGATAAACTAAGGAACGCATTTGTGAAGGCAGTTGAAGAAAGTCCCATTCTGAGGACGACTTTCGCGCAAGTTTCAGATCCGAGTTTGCCCTTCGCATTTGCGCAGCTAGTCTATTCGGCAAACTTCAAACTAAATTGGAAAGAAATAGACATGGCTGGAAGGTCGATCGATGATATATTTGAGCAAGAGAAATTAGAGGCAATCAAGAGCGGCTTACGATCTCCTCCGTTTAGGCTACGCTTTCTGCGAAGTGGAGCCAAAAGATTATTGCTTATTTCCATTGCCCATGCGCTATACGACGGTTGGTCACTCGACTTATTTCACCAAACTATCGCAACGCTCTACCTCGACAACAGCTACCAACGGCCATCGTATCATAGTACTCTAGAACATATTATCAATTCGGCCAGCAATGAGAAAGCCCTGCAGTTCTGGAAAGGGTATTTGGAGGGAGTTCGGCCGGTATCTTTCCCAGAAAAGCCTGGATCAAACACGGACGAAATCCATCGGGATGAAATTGCCGTTAAAATTTCCTGTTCGAATGTTATAGACTTCTGCAAAAGCCAGGGAATTACACCTCAGACCCTAGGGTTGACCTGCTGGTTGATGGTACTTGCGGGTTATTTGCGCCAACTTGATGTTGTGTGTGGTACCGTGATGCTAGGCAGAGACACTGTTGACGGTGAGCAAGTAATGTTCCCCACAATGAATTCTGTCGCTATACGTGGAATCCTTCACGGCTCCCGGCGTGAGATGCTCCAGTATGTGCAGGAAATGTTGGGCCTGATCCTTAATAACCAGCACTTTCCACTCAGGAAAGTGAAAGCCTTGTCCAGAATTGGAGCAAAATCTCTCTTTGATACACTGTTTATATACCAGAAAAGACCTGGAAGAGAGGAGAAGGTCTTATATAAGTCTGTTCAGAGTTCTTCTGATGTGGAATACCCTGTATGCACCGAGATGGAGCTGTCCAATGACTCTGTTATCTGGCGGGTTGCGTGCAAGAGCTCAGTGTTAAGCAGCTCCGACACGGCAAGCCTCCTTGATCGGATTGAAAATTGTTTGTTGGAGCTCATTCACAACCCCAACGAGCCTACTGTGGATTTCCGAGATGAATCAGCGACAATCTGCGGCTTAACATTTTCAACCGCCTCGTTGAATGGGGTTAAGAACTCTTACCCATTGGATAAAGAGAATTCACTAGCAGAGTCATGGACACCTTTGGAAGAGGCTATCAGATCGATACTGTCATCAGTGGCAAACATTTCAGAAGCTGAAGTTACAAAGGATACAACCCTTTTCCATATTGGCCTCGACAGCATTAGCGCAATTAAAGTGGCATCCTTGCTACGGAAAAGATCAATCACTCTTGCAGTTAGTGACATGTTGCGCGCTGGTACCGTTCGAAAAATGGCGGAGGTTGCGAAAATTGCCAAAGCAAAAAAGGAAGTACGTGACTCTAAATCCATATGCCTCGGGGCGTTGAAGGATGTCGATATCACCACTCTGCTACGCTCTCATAACATACAGCCAGGGGACATCGAAGGCGTGTTCCCAGCAACTTCTGGTCAGGTATACATGTTAAAGATGTGGGAACGCTCAAATGGGGCAGTGTTCTTCCCTGATTTCTTTTATCGTGTGGGAGGAGATATAGCAGCAGAGGAGCTTGAAAGGAGGTGGGATAAGGTCATTCGCCAGGTCCCAATTCTTCGCACGGAGTTTTTCGCAATAGGAAACCATGATATCCCGTTTGTGCAGGTAGTTTTCAGAGCTACCAACAATCCAATAGCCTGGCGAGACAAGTTGAGAGACCTTTTGGACAGGCAGCAAGAAGGTGCTTCAAAGTTCGTGACTCTATATGCCTCACGACAAGGTTCGGAAACAATTGTAAGATTGCATATACATCACGCACTTTACGACGCTGTGAGCTTAGAACACATTGTCAGTCTCCTTTCGATTGGTTGTCCCAATGGAGATATATCGTTGAGATTGAAAACGGATATATCAGAATTTGTCGCCTTCAATACTATCAGCTCACCGTTAGAAGCCCGGAAAGCATTCTGGACGACGTACTTAACAAAAGCGAGCTTGGAACGCAAGTCTCTACAGGAGACCTTGATCGACTGGCCCGGCATGACACAAAACTATCGCCCTTCTCTTATCGCAGACGTTGGAACGCTAGATAGCACTAGTCGAAAACTTGGCGTCTCCATTCAAGCGCTATTTTTGGCTGTGTATGCTAAGATGCACATAAGGTTCCTTTCCAGCCCGTCGCACTCTGCTCTAGAGAATTTGGTCATTGGTCTCTACCTTGCCAACAGGTCTCACGCAATGGACGGACTTCCGGAGCTTGTCGCCCCCACCCTGAATATTGTTCCACTTTGCATTGGAAACCCTACAAACCGCAGCGTGACTCAGCTGGCGCGAGCTATTCAAAGCGACTTGCATGAGATCAGCAATGCGCAGAACTCCTGTGTTTCCTTGCATGAAATTGCAGAATGGACTGGAGTCACGTTGGACACGGTGGTAAATTTCCTGAGATACCCAGACCCCACCGGAGATGGCGATGGCGCGTTGCACCGGTTGACGCCTCTCGAAGAATCGGAAATACCGGAGGCTCTAGCAAATGGAAGCATCCCAAATGCGACATCAAACTCAAGAAGGACAACTGAGATACCTCTAGGGTCGGTGACCGCGCTCAACAACGAACAGCCCGGATCAGAAAATCGCATACCAAGCCTCGAAGCGGCGTATAAGGTAAGCTTGAAAAGAGACATGTTTTTCGATTACATCCCCAAATGGAGTGCCTTTGCTAACACAGAGAACGATGTAGCCCTCAGTTGATATTGAAGTCGCCATTCGGAACAATGCGTTGGACGTTGGTATTTTTGGCCCCAAAAGCCGACTCGATTCCGGCCTCTCTGATACAATACTTGGCGAGCTGAAGCAGGAGTTACTTGCGGTATCACGAAGTGAGGAATGAGAGAATGGGCTGGCAACTAAGGTAGATAGTGCACATATAGCAGGATATATTCCGTAGTAAATACAAAAGATAGTAGCGTGCCCCTCGCGGCCCTTGGTCCACCCGGTTCATTTTTGTTGGTGTTTTGGTCCACAATCTCCGCCCACCGACGCCGAAGTGGGAGCGGGCAGCGGGAGTTTGACGTCACTGGCTTAGTTCCGGCGGAGTGGGGTGCTTAGATAATCGCAGTAAACAGAGCAAACAGCCCGTTATCAACGCGCCAAGACACACTAGCCTAATCAGGCGGGTCACAACAAACGCGTGATTCGCGCGTCCAGCCCACTTCCTTCCCAAGCGGGCAACAACAATAATAAGAAGCGGCTGCCCTCTCGCCCCCCGTCCCCGTGATCCAGACTTCGCCATGTCGGGCAGCATCGTCCGCCTCACCTCGTCCACCCTGTGCTCCTCGCCGTCCCACCGTACGCCCGCACTCGTTCCCTCATCCAAGCTCACTACTCTTCGGCACCCAATATCGCCCACCGTTTCGTGACGCGCCACGCTGGTCCCGAGTTCGCGTTGATCCAAATTATCACAGCGGTAAATTCCGGGCTTGCGACACGAAGCGTTTCAACCCTTCGAGCCCTATTGCCCTTTCGTTCAGATCGCCACCTCAACACGCGCGCTTGTTTGAGCCACGATCCTCCACGCCAGGCTCCTTTGCGTCAGAGTCCTCGAAAATTGAGACGGCTATTGGGCTTGAGGCTGTCCTGCAACGTGGACCGAGCCCGGTGGCACGTTTGAGAGTTTGCGCGGATGGAGGAAACACCCGGACTCGATTCCTCCATTACATTGTGACGCGTTTGCTGGCCTTAATTCACTCGTTTGACCCGTTTGTTTTGCGTGATCCATTGTTGACAATCTCAGATGCTCCCAGACAATCTGAAGGATTGATAACTCTGTCAGAAGATTAGTGTGGATATTGCTTTAACTGTGACATTTCTTCCTTCACACCCTGTTCTGCACACCTCTGAACGCTCCTCAAGTCCTGATCTGTATGGGATCCTGAGTGTTTCTTTGAGCGCAACTACAATATCAGTGTTGCTTTCCACTCATTGCTCAGACTTCAGTGGGGTGGCCAAAGCCAACAATGGTTGCTTCGTTCTCACCGCACCGTGACGCGGGCGGCACTCTACACTTCCCTTCACCATCTGGTCTTCACCATTCACACACCAGCTCTGCGCTGAACCAGCTCCGTCGCTCGCTTTCCAGATCGCCCTCCAAAGGAGCTGACTTTAGACTCCTCTCGCCGTCAAGGTTGCATACTTCACCTGTGAAGCACCCGCAATTTATTTCTTCCCTCTCTCCGTCAAAGCGAGCGTCCTCTCAAGGGAACCTATTATTCGTTTCTACAGGAACCTCACCGCCTGTTGCCATCCCCTTCTCACCGAGCGCGAGGCTTCATCGTCCCGGAATTCGACGACACGGTAGTCTATCCTCAACTAGATTGAGAATGTTGCCGTCAAGCCCCGCAAAACGTATCCTCGCCGAGTCTCGCGACCACGGAAATGCGGTATCTTCCCAAGGCATCGCAAAGGAAAATTTGGAGAATAAATCGGTTCTTCCTGCAACGACGGAACCTCTCACCTCCCAGGAAAATTCTACCAGCTGCGTGTCTCCAACAGAGCCGCTCGAGAGCGTTTCCGTACCAAAACTAGCACCGACGAGAATAGAGAAACGGCGAAGTGGAAATTTCGGTTCAGTTAGCCCACTAAAACGCGGGGACGGACCCATGAACCTGGATCAACAGAATTTCGGAAGTCCTGTGGCCAAACGAAGAAGTGTTCAGGTTGCAAATTTTAGCACCGAATTTGATCTCTTTGAAAATAACGTCGAGGCTTCGAACGATCAGTCGAAGAACGACACTGAAGAGCCCGAATATCATACCCCTCTCTTTCCCCAATCCCCATCCCTATTCTCCAATATTCCAAAACGATCATCTTCCTTGCGAAGATCTACTCTTCAACAGCGTCAAAACGATCGCCTCCTTTTTTCCCGCAGTAAGACTACTCCTGACCAAAGTCCTGAGATCCCACCAACGACCCCAATGGTTCTGCGCAGTCGCCAGCGCATGTCTCTCGAAAGCAACATATTTTCTCCCGCGAAACGTGACGCTTTCACCCCATCAAACGGAATTTTTGCAAGCACCTCTACTCCAGCTCCTTCGCAGTTTACGGGGTTCGGACAGCCCATACCCAGTGCACACCCTCTATCAAGAACTATCACACAGTCTTCTTCAAGCTCCAGTCTGGCAGATGACTCTCCCACCCATGCACCGGTTCCTGCTAGGCCTGGAAGCCCCCATCCTATTCTCAATTTCTCCAAATCTCTTCCAGCTGGGACCTCGAGACCACTTGTTTCCAGCCGCCTCCAACATGAAGAATCTAATGCCTCCGACTCTTCATTTGCAACACCCGAAAATTACAGGCTTGTAAAGCCGCTGCCAGCGGCATTCATGTCTACGGGTCTGATCTCGAAAAAGAATAGAAATGCTCCGGATGCTCACAATGCGTCTTTTGTTAGCAAGAACATGCCAGATACGCCATGCAAACGAACTTCAACTATGTTACCAACACGAAAGCCTTTCGCTCAATGTTTCGATGGCGATACGCCCAATTTCAGGGCCTCAGGCTCCCCTTGGACCCCGACCAACACCTCAACCGTCGCTGGCAAAGCCCCTGCACCCAAGGGCATGGGTATTTTTGGTAGAAGTTTTATTAAGCCCGCACTTTCCCGTCGAGGAAGCATTGTTAGTATAGATGGTGACGATAGCCCTCATTTTCATTCTCCTTCCATGAACCATGATAGCCAGCTGGCTATGGATTCGGACCTGCCACCAACTCCTACCAAGAAAACTTTTGGGTCTTCATTATCTCAGTTTTCCGGTTCGCAAGCCCAGAGTATAAACCATACACCCGGGTCAACATTCGAATCAGGAG
This window harbors:
- a CDS encoding uncharacterized protein (antiSMASH:Cluster_1.7~SMCOG1030:serine/threonine protein kinase~EggNog:ENOG410PFTD~COG:D~BUSCO:1424at33183), yielding MVASFSPHRDAGGTLHFPSPSGLHHSHTSSALNQLRRSLSRSPSKGADFRLLSPSRLHTSPVKHPQFISSLSPSKRASSQGNLLFVSTGTSPPVAIPFSPSARLHRPGIRRHGSLSSTRLRMLPSSPAKRILAESRDHGNAVSSQGIAKENLENKSVLPATTEPLTSQENSTSCVSPTEPLESVSVPKLAPTRIEKRRSGNFGSVSPLKRGDGPMNLDQQNFGSPVAKRRSVQVANFSTEFDLFENNVEASNDQSKNDTEEPEYHTPLFPQSPSLFSNIPKRSSSLRRSTLQQRQNDRLLFSRSKTTPDQSPEIPPTTPMVLRSRQRMSLESNIFSPAKRDAFTPSNGIFASTSTPAPSQFTGFGQPIPSAHPLSRTITQSSSSSSLADDSPTHAPVPARPGSPHPILNFSKSLPAGTSRPLVSSRLQHEESNASDSSFATPENYRLVKPLPAAFMSTGLISKKNRNAPDAHNASFVSKNMPDTPCKRTSTMLPTRKPFAQCFDGDTPNFRASGSPWTPTNTSTVAGKAPAPKGMGIFGRSFIKPALSRRGSIVSIDGDDSPHFHSPSMNHDSQLAMDSDLPPTPTKKTFGSSLSQFSGSQAQSINHTPGSTFESGAGPGPCSSPLNRKSIDHMSPHTPQEHILPPDPSGLSISNNDHNFGQGSHSVNLPATPTGPREYFSNLGKRSTISLGGYNAPDVDQCLTSRFDKVELIGTGEFSQVYCVTERQSVTPFQANMSGSSRKPTSPQRLWAVKKAKQPFTGVKDRERKNTEVVILKALTNSDHVISFADSWEYNNHLYIQTEFCEEGSLDVFLSQVGLKARLDDFRIWKILLELSHGLKCIHDAGFIHLDLKPANILITFEGVLKIADFGMATRWPASEGIEGEGDREYIGPEVLMGRYDKPADIFALGLIMFEIAGNVELPDNGVSWQKLRNGDMSDVPSLTWSSETSILRDASGNPLSNSCSFDELYSAEEPLTLDMLSGEHNPIKTQPNLGSARSGELSEPPDFMINPNSEGALDKIVRWMISPDPIDRPVADQVIQSLGVQWTVRRRRAGATIYEGNWGPADEVLVEDAEMIDV